A window from Zingiber officinale cultivar Zhangliang chromosome 7A, Zo_v1.1, whole genome shotgun sequence encodes these proteins:
- the LOC122000545 gene encoding protein SENSITIVE TO PROTON RHIZOTOXICITY 2-like, which translates to MVAFYRQDDPLYGLMHMFEGVEDLFFHPSVVGSGGGAALPTESGGNAQAQLLYNTAVLKEKVKQVQSLVSLVVEPENLHDGATACGGLAMVASDARDLVQEIVDAASSILHAFQHLEAALPPEPSKNEVVSSPPAMAGAAAAAAPENYTCSNATLETLIFESMEDGGEEKAAWEIVEVEAADLLAKYTHYCHICGKGFKREANLRMHMRAHGDEYKSHAALSNPAKEPPPSPAAAAGAGQMIKYSCPQEGCRWNRKHAKFQPLKSMICVKNHYKRSHCPKMYVCNRCNCKQFAVLSDLRTHEKHCGDLKWMCSCGTSFSRKDKLMGHVALFAGHTPAGNCFTK; encoded by the coding sequence ATGGTGGCTTTTTACCGGCAGGATGACCCCCTGTATGGGCTCATGCACATGTTCGAAGGCGTGGAGGACTTGTTCTTTCATCCCTCAGTTGTCGGCTCCGGCGGCGGCGCCGCCTTGCCGACGGAATCCGGTGGCAACGCGCAGGCGCAGCTTCTGTACAACACCGCggtgctcaaggagaaggtcaagCAAGTGCAGTCCCTCGTCAGCCTCGTCGTCGAGCCGGAGAACCTTCACGACGGAGCCACCGCCTGCGGGGGCCTCGCCATGGTGGCCTCCGACGCGCGCGACCTGGTTCAAGAAATCGTCGACGCCGCCTCCTCCATCCTGCACGCGTTTCAGCACTTGGAGGCTGCCTTGCCGCCGGAGCCCTCCAAGAACGAGGTGGTATCGTCGCCGCCGGCGATGGCTGGGGCTGCGGCCGCCGCTGCCCCTGAGAACTATACTTGCTCTAATGCGACTCTGGAAACTCTAATCTTCGAGTCCATGGAAGACGGCGGCGAGGAGAAGGCGGCGTGGGAGATAGTGGAGGTGGAGGCGGCGGACTTGCTGGCCAAGTACACGCACTACTGCCACATCTGCGGGAAGGGGTTCAAGCGCGAGGCGAACCTGAGGATGCACATGAGGGCGCACGGCGACGAGTACAAGAGCCACGCGGCGCTGTCCAACCCGGCCAAGGAGCCACCGCCGTCTCCGGCCGCGGCGGCTGGAGCAGGACAGATGATAAAGTACTCTTGCCCGCAGGAAGGTTGCCGGTGGAACCGGAAGCACGCCAAGTTCCAGCCGCTGAAGTCGATGATCTGCGTGAAGAACCACTACAAGCGGAGCCACTGCCCGAAGATGTACGTCTGCAACCGGTGCAACTGCAAGCAGTTCGCCGTGCTGTCGGACCTGCGCACGCACGAGAAGCACTGCGGCGACCTCAAGTGGATGTGCTCCTGCGGCACCAGCTTCTCCCGCAAGGACAAGCTCATGGGCCACGTCGCCCTCTTCGCCGGCCACACCCCCGCCGGCAACTGCTTCACCAAGTGA